A window of Formosa sp. Hel1_31_208 contains these coding sequences:
- a CDS encoding DUF1501 domain-containing protein: MERRHFLKQSTLASGLLFVPSFLQAFESLPAHNLGYKRLVIVQLSGGNDGLNTIVPFNSDDYYRNRPTIAISKSDIIKTTDNLGFHPSLLPLKKLYDEGHLTIINNVGYPNPNRSHFRAMDIWQTASGAEQNLQTGWIGRYLDAFGNEPYNAIEIDDSLSLALKGQLMNGIAVKNPQVFFRTSQDPYFKNVLRHYQDEHLSEHNLGYLYKTMIAAESSAKYIFEKHKTNTQSKTYPNNEFANQLKTTARLINSGINTKVFYASLGGFDTHAGQVNSQARLLKTYAESIETFVSDLKEQGTFDDTLILTFSEFGRRVKQNAANGTDHGAASNLFIIGNKLKTPGFYNELASLSDLDDNGDLKYSIDFRSIYASILDQWLNVNDETILNTSFSKLNLV, translated from the coding sequence ATGGAAAGAAGACATTTTTTAAAACAATCAACATTAGCAAGTGGTTTATTATTTGTGCCGAGCTTTTTACAAGCATTCGAATCCCTACCAGCACATAACTTGGGTTATAAGCGCTTGGTTATCGTTCAACTTTCTGGAGGGAATGATGGCTTAAATACTATAGTGCCATTTAACAGTGATGACTATTATAGAAATCGACCAACCATTGCGATTTCTAAAAGTGACATCATAAAGACTACCGATAATCTTGGATTTCATCCAAGTTTACTTCCTTTGAAAAAACTTTATGATGAAGGGCATTTAACTATCATTAACAACGTTGGCTACCCAAATCCAAATCGCTCTCATTTTAGAGCTATGGACATTTGGCAAACCGCTAGTGGTGCTGAACAAAACTTGCAAACAGGATGGATTGGTCGTTATTTGGATGCTTTTGGAAATGAGCCTTACAATGCAATTGAGATTGACGACAGCCTTTCTTTAGCATTGAAGGGACAGTTGATGAATGGAATTGCTGTTAAAAATCCCCAAGTGTTCTTTAGAACATCTCAAGACCCTTATTTTAAGAATGTATTGCGACATTATCAGGATGAACATTTGAGTGAACACAATTTAGGATATCTATATAAAACTATGATTGCAGCGGAATCTTCTGCCAAGTATATTTTTGAAAAGCATAAAACCAATACACAGTCTAAAACCTATCCAAATAATGAGTTTGCCAATCAATTAAAAACTACAGCCAGATTAATAAATTCAGGGATAAACACTAAAGTTTTTTATGCGTCTTTAGGAGGTTTTGATACCCATGCAGGACAGGTAAATAGTCAGGCAAGACTTCTAAAGACATATGCCGAAAGCATCGAAACTTTTGTTTCAGATTTAAAAGAGCAAGGCACATTTGATGACACTTTAATTCTAACATTTTCAGAATTTGGTAGACGCGTCAAGCAAAATGCGGCTAATGGTACAGATCACGGCGCAGCAAGTAATTTGTTCATCATTGGGAATAAATTAAAAACTCCTGGGTTTTATAATGAACTGGCAAGTTTATCGGATTTAGATGATAATGGAGATTTAAAATACTCAATTGATTTTAGATCGATATATGCTTCAATTCTAGACCAATGGCTCAATGTTAATGACGAAACCATCTTAAATACATCTTTCTCGAAACTCAATTTAGTATAG